One Caenibius sp. WL genomic window, TTCCTGCGCGTTTCGTCGCGGTCGTCTTCGCCGCCTTGCGCTTCGAATTCCTCGTCCTCTTCCTCGACGACGTCGTCGAAATCGTCTTCAAGCACGAGCGGTTCGAATCTCGGCGTGTTCGCGGGGCGCGGGCCGGCGCTGACAGCGCGCATTTTCGCGCCTTCGTTTTCGCCTTCGGGCAGCACTTCGACCGTCACGCCGTAGCGATCTTCAATCTCGGCCAGATCGGCGCGCTTCTGATTCAGCAGGTAGATGGCTGCTTCGGTCGAGGCATAGAGCGAGATCAGCGTGCCTTTGCCCTTGGCCGCTTCGTCCTCGATCAGGCGCAGCGCCGAAAGGCCCGCGCTGGAAGCCGTGCGGACAAGGCCCGTGCCATCACAATGCGGGCAGGCGCGGGTGGTGGCTTCGAGCACACCGGTGCGCAGGCGCTGACGGCTCATTTCCATCAGCCCGAAGCTGGAGATCCGCCCGACCTGGATACGCGCGCGATCGTGCTTGAGCGCATCCTTCATGGCCCGCTCGACCTTGCGGATGTTCGAGCTGTATTCCATGTCGATGAAGTCGATCACCACCAGGCCGGCCATGTCGCGCAGGCGCAACTGCCGCGCGATTTCCCGGGCCGCTTCGAGATTGGTGCTGAGCGCGGTCGCCTCGATCCCGTGTTCCTTGGTGGAGCGGCCCGAGTTGATATCGATCGAAACCAGCGCCTCGGTCGGGTTGATGACGAGATAGCCGCCGGATTTGAGCTGCACCACCGGATCGTACATCGCGGTGAGCTGGTCTTCCGCGCCGAACCGCTGGAACAGCGGCACCGGATCGGCATATTGCTTCACCCGGCGGGCATGGCTCGGCATCAGCAGCTTCATGAACTGCCGTGCGGCCTTGTAGCCTTCTTCCCCTTCGACCACGACTTCTTCGATGTCGCGGTTGTAGATGTCGCGGATGGCGCGCTTGATCAGATCGCTGTCCGAATGGATCATCGCCGGTGCGGTGGACGACAGCGTGTTGTCGCGAATTTCGTCCCACAACCGGGCGAGATAATCGAAATCGCGTTTGATTTCGGTCTTGGTGCGCTGCAGCCCGGCCGTGCGGATGATGCAGCCCATCGATTTGGGCAGCTTGAGTTCCGCGACGATCTGCTTGAGCCGCTTGCGGTCGGCCGAACTGGAAATCTTGCGCGAAATGCCGCCGCCGTGGCTGCTGTTGGGCATCAGCACGGTATAGCGCCCGGCAAGGCTGAGATAGGAGGTGAGCGCCGCGCCCTTGTTGCCACGCTCTTCCTTGACGACCTGCACCAGCAGAACCTGCCGCCGCTGGATGACGTCCTGAATCTTGTAGCGGCGGCGCAGCGCCATCCGCCGTGCGCGCAGTTCTTCCGCTTCCTTCGAACGGGCGCGGCCCTGGCGCCGCCCACGGCCGCGCCCGCGCGACCGTTCGTCACGGCCATCGTCCGCCTGCGCTTCGTCCGCCGCACCGTCTTCGTCGTCGACAGAGGATTCGTCGCCGAGATCGCCGTCGACGAGGCCGCCTTCGATAGTCGCGACGTCGTCCTTCTCTGACGTGTCGATTTCCTCGATACCGTCATCGCCGGCGAATTCGTCCATCAGGCCGCCGTTGTCGTCGAAGCCGTCGTTTTCCTCCTCCGCGGCGCGCAGGC contains:
- a CDS encoding ribonuclease E/G — protein: MTTRMLIDARHPEETRVAVLKGNRIEEFDFESADKKQIKGNIYLAKVTRVEPSLQAAFVDFGGNRHGFLAFSEIHPDYYQIPREDREALLAEEAAAAEEEERLRAAEEENDGFDDNGGLMDEFAGDDGIEEIDTSEKDDVATIEGGLVDGDLGDESSVDDEDGAADEAQADDGRDERSRGRGRGRRQGRARSKEAEELRARRMALRRRYKIQDVIQRRQVLLVQVVKEERGNKGAALTSYLSLAGRYTVLMPNSSHGGGISRKISSSADRKRLKQIVAELKLPKSMGCIIRTAGLQRTKTEIKRDFDYLARLWDEIRDNTLSSTAPAMIHSDSDLIKRAIRDIYNRDIEEVVVEGEEGYKAARQFMKLLMPSHARRVKQYADPVPLFQRFGAEDQLTAMYDPVVQLKSGGYLVINPTEALVSIDINSGRSTKEHGIEATALSTNLEAAREIARQLRLRDMAGLVVIDFIDMEYSSNIRKVERAMKDALKHDRARIQVGRISSFGLMEMSRQRLRTGVLEATTRACPHCDGTGLVRTASSAGLSALRLIEDEAAKGKGTLISLYASTEAAIYLLNQKRADLAEIEDRYGVTVEVLPEGENEGAKMRAVSAGPRPANTPRFEPLVLEDDFDDVVEEEDEEFEAQGGEDDRDETRRKRRRRRGGRNRKRRDQDGEYTDAQDGDELSDDDGDDTRNDAEEHVAGESDEAEDTLEGEDRPKKRRRRGGRRRKKRMEGDEALTEADSEADEGLAEHDADASTESEPADILAPAPEAAEAVATETVDVAVAEVAEAAEVTPAKPRRSRRKKAEPAAEETAVATDEEAAAAAPAEAAAEETPVEEVKPKRRTTRRKKADTETPAEAAAPEADATPAAEDTPPAKPKRTRRKKVVPAEEATATENTVTAPAQAEEAAPAPQVEAVAEPAAEAADTPADETEASPPRRGWWQRTFGE